One stretch of Calditerricola satsumensis DNA includes these proteins:
- the hutI gene encoding imidazolonepropionase, with amino-acid sequence MSRITYIKGAAQVATVAGASEAPKRGAAMADAGILENAGIVVEGDRIAFVGPDAEARRYVAERGGADVVIDAAGKTVTPGLVDPHTHLVFAGYREVEWVRRLQGTPYLEILREGGGILETMRRTRAASEEELVEAAKRRLDRFLLHGVTTVEAKSGYGLTVADELKQLRAVRRLHEAHPVDVVATFLGAHAVPPEYRHDPDAYVALVVDEMLPRVADAGLAEFCDVFCEEGVFTVAQARRILEAAKRWGLKPKLHADEMHPCGGAELAAEVRAVSADHLLKASPAGVARMAEAGVVAVLLPGTAFFLREPPADARAIIAAGVPVALATDCNPGSSPTVALPLIMSLACLTMGLTPEEALVASTINAAHAVGRAHEIGSIEVGKKADLVVFDAPNVAHIPYQYGVNLVDTVLKNGAVVVEGGVRCG; translated from the coding sequence ATGAGCCGGATCACGTACATCAAAGGGGCTGCCCAGGTGGCCACCGTCGCCGGCGCCAGTGAAGCGCCCAAGCGAGGCGCGGCGATGGCGGACGCCGGCATTCTCGAAAACGCGGGCATTGTCGTCGAGGGCGACCGCATTGCCTTCGTCGGGCCGGACGCAGAGGCCCGGCGTTACGTGGCCGAGCGGGGCGGGGCCGACGTGGTGATTGATGCAGCGGGCAAAACGGTGACGCCGGGCCTTGTCGACCCGCACACCCACCTCGTCTTTGCCGGATACCGGGAAGTGGAGTGGGTGCGGCGCCTGCAGGGAACGCCCTACCTGGAAATCTTGCGGGAGGGCGGGGGCATCCTTGAGACGATGCGCCGCACGCGCGCGGCGTCGGAGGAGGAGCTCGTCGAGGCGGCCAAGCGGCGCCTCGACCGCTTCCTCCTGCACGGCGTGACCACCGTGGAAGCGAAAAGCGGCTACGGGCTCACCGTCGCGGACGAGCTGAAACAGCTGCGGGCGGTCCGCCGCCTGCACGAGGCCCATCCGGTGGACGTCGTCGCGACGTTTCTGGGCGCCCACGCCGTGCCGCCGGAGTACCGGCACGACCCCGACGCCTACGTCGCCCTCGTTGTCGACGAGATGCTGCCGCGCGTGGCCGATGCCGGCTTGGCCGAGTTTTGCGACGTGTTCTGCGAGGAAGGGGTGTTCACCGTGGCGCAGGCCCGGCGCATCCTGGAGGCGGCCAAGCGGTGGGGCCTCAAGCCCAAGCTCCACGCCGACGAGATGCACCCCTGCGGCGGGGCCGAGCTGGCGGCCGAGGTGCGGGCCGTCTCCGCCGACCATCTGCTCAAGGCCTCGCCGGCGGGAGTCGCCCGCATGGCCGAAGCCGGCGTGGTGGCGGTGCTCCTGCCGGGGACGGCCTTCTTCCTGCGGGAGCCGCCGGCCGACGCCCGCGCGATCATCGCCGCGGGCGTGCCCGTGGCCCTGGCCACCGACTGCAATCCCGGCTCTTCGCCCACGGTGGCGCTGCCGCTCATCATGAGCCTGGCCTGTCTCACGATGGGCCTGACGCCGGAGGAGGCGCTGGTCGCCTCCACGATCAACGCCGCCCACGCCGTCGGCCGCGCCCACGAGATCGGCAGCATCGAAGTGGGCAAGAAGGCCGACCTCGTCGTCTTCGACGCGCCAAACGTGGCGCACATCCCGTACCAGTACGGCGTCAACCTCGTCGACACGGTGCTGAAAAACGGTGCCGTCGTGGTGGAAGGAGGTGTGCGCTGTGGCTGA
- a CDS encoding agmatinase family protein, with translation MAEGYRYLVPPPIVARGAAGDRLDVRMSQLIREAAPGQAFDVGFIGVPLSRASISPSAASENPTAIRLAWRLFASYNLDYDVDLAALRIADLGDVTMHVTDIPRCHANIEEAVVEALSSHPPFFPVFIGGDHSITCPIVKGLKRVTPGRTIGILQVDTHFDLRNLHDGGPSNGTPMRGLIESGTVAGSNIVTIGVHGHFNALAYKRYADEQGVRYYTVREVRRRGVEAVVDEALAYLRARVDAIYLTVDMDVLDVAFAPAAPASTPGGLATWDLLEAAHRIGREEKLAAMDLVCLDPHRDGRAQSTVKTGAHVVLNVLCGYAQRIRQQG, from the coding sequence GTGGCTGAGGGGTACCGGTACCTCGTACCGCCGCCGATCGTTGCCCGCGGTGCGGCGGGCGACCGCTTGGACGTGCGGATGAGCCAGCTCATTCGGGAGGCCGCGCCTGGCCAGGCCTTCGACGTGGGGTTCATCGGCGTGCCCTTGTCGCGAGCGTCGATCAGCCCGTCGGCGGCCAGCGAGAACCCCACGGCCATCCGCCTGGCGTGGCGCCTGTTTGCGTCCTACAACCTCGACTACGACGTCGACCTCGCTGCCCTGCGCATCGCCGACCTCGGCGACGTGACGATGCACGTCACCGACATCCCGCGCTGCCACGCCAACATCGAGGAGGCCGTGGTGGAGGCGCTGAGCAGCCATCCGCCGTTCTTTCCGGTGTTCATTGGCGGGGACCATTCCATCACCTGCCCGATCGTGAAAGGGCTGAAGCGCGTCACCCCTGGGCGAACGATCGGCATTCTGCAGGTGGACACGCACTTCGACCTGCGCAACCTCCACGACGGGGGACCGAGCAACGGCACGCCGATGCGCGGCCTGATCGAGTCGGGGACGGTGGCCGGATCGAACATCGTCACCATCGGCGTGCACGGGCATTTCAACGCCCTGGCCTACAAGCGCTACGCCGACGAGCAGGGCGTGCGGTATTACACGGTGCGCGAGGTGCGCCGGCGGGGCGTGGAGGCCGTGGTGGACGAGGCCCTCGCGTACCTGCGCGCGCGCGTCGACGCCATCTACCTCACCGTGGACATGGACGTGCTCGATGTCGCCTTCGCCCCGGCGGCGCCGGCGTCGACGCCGGGCGGGCTGGCCACGTGGGACCTGCTCGAGGCGGCGCACCGCATCGGGCGGGAGGAGAAGCTGGCGGCCATGGACCTCGTCTGCCTCGACCCGCACCGCGACGGGCGCGCCCAGTCCACCGTCAAGACCGGCGCCCACGTCGTGCTCAACGTCCTGTGCGGATACGCGCAGCGAATTCGGCAGCAAGGAT